AGAAGGCATTGGTATAAACGACCCGCGCATTGATCATTTGGTTTTATACCGCAAGTATTTTCCGGCTGGTCTAGTAAAAATCGGGGGTAATTTAGCCCGACCGGCTTTAGGTTCCAAAAACACGTATGTGGTAGTGGTGCAGCCACCAATTACCCTGCGGCCTTTTGTAACCGAAGTAAGACCCGCCAACGGCGCCGTCAACGTGCCTTTAGATCAATCTATCTCGGTAGATTTAAAATACCCGAGTGGCCGTTCCATTGATGGTACTACGGTAAACAGCAACACGGTAAAATTGTATACCATAGCCCCCGATAACCAACGGATTCCGGTAGAAGGAACGGCCGTTAACTCCACCGCGGGTGGCGATGCCATTACGCTTTCGGCCACTTTAAAACCCAGCACTACCTACGAGTTTTTAATAACTGACGGCGTGCAGGATGGCTATGCTAACCCTATTGTTCCGTTTACTTCGCGGTTTACCACTACAACAGTTGTTGGCGAAGTACCCACCGATTTGGCGGGCATTTCTTTTACCGAACAAACTTTAATAGATAACAGCTTTGGCCAGGATGGTTTTACTACCTTGGTCATTGGCCCGGATCACCGGCTTTACGCGGCCACTTCGGGGGGTAAAATAGAACGTTGGGATATAAACCCGGATGGTTCTATTACCAACCACGTAACCATGGCCCCCTTTGAACCTACCCGCCGCTTGCTCATTGGTTTCCGCTTTGACCCGGGAGCTACTGCTGGTAACCTGGTAGCCTGGATCAGTCATTCTTCCGGCGCTTTTAATAACGTAAACGACTGGACCGGCAAAATCTCTAAAATCAACCTGAACGATCCGGCCCAGCCGCTGGTAACGGATTACGTCATTAACTTACCGCGTTCGTACAAAGACCATTCTACCAATTCACTGGACTTTGGTCCGGACGGCGCTTTGTATTTTCCGCAAGGCAGCCACTCGGCCATGGGCTTGCCCGATGCTGCTTGGGGTTACCGGCCCGAAAGACTACTTACAGCCGCCATTTTGCGCCTGGATATTGGCTTAGCCCAGCAACAAGCTTTGCCCATTGATGTTAAAACCCAGGACGGCGGCAGTTACAATCCGTACGCGTATAATGCACCTTTAAAAATTTACGCTACTGGTGTACGCAATGCTTATGATTTGGTGTGGCATAGCAACGGGCAATTATACGTACCTACTAATGGCTCAGCAGCCGGTGGCAACACTTTACCTTTAAAATCCGGTACCATCTGGTCTAATGGCCAACCTTATACCGGCCCGGATATTGCGGCAATGTCGGATGTGCGCGACACACAGAACGATTATTTGTTCCGGGTAGTAGCCGGTGGTTATTACGGGCACCCCAACCCACTCCGCAACGAGTACATTTTAAACGGAGGCAACCCAACCGCCGGCGTTGATCCGGGCGAAATAACCTGGACGCTGAATGGCCAAACCTACGGTTATCCGGTAGGCACGCCAGTAGAGCCTAATTACCGCGGCTGGGCCTATGATTTTGGCGGCAACATTTCGCCGAACGGAATAATTGAGTTTAAGAGCAATGCGTTTTACGGCAAATTAAAAGGCAAATTACTCGTGTGCCGCTTTAGCGGCGGCGACGATATCATGGTGCTGGAACCCGGCATTTATACCGGCGATATTATTCAGGCTACTGAGGGCATTAAAATTCCGGGCTTGCGCCGGCCGTTTGCTAATCCTTTAGATATAATTGAAGACGTGCAATCCGGTAACTTATACA
The sequence above is a segment of the Adhaeribacter swui genome. Coding sequences within it:
- a CDS encoding InlB B-repeat-containing protein, whose amino-acid sequence is MKKTFTVAVALTKVVRAKWGVVVGLAFLTCLQVYFPGYSFRSNIKKKVYNPLTFDEQAQVISFNLINANSDQPILNLTDGAVLNLATLPTRKLNIQAVTNPENVGSVVLQLSGRVNRKKKENAAPYALYSENKGNYLAWTPPVGNYTLIATPYSGSNGTGISGTPLSINFSVINKAQYTLTIHATEAGIVGKSPDQATYNKGDAVSLTAIPAPGYQFNGWSGHASGRVNPLNLTINGNKSIQANFGPQQPEGSVITYLSTQSDRPYALSILEEGTNLYTDRPYLATSVPDFLRGATFIKTPNDDKANRLGEVVSFELTKAATVYVAYDPVALILPKWLQSWEKMTEGIGINDPRIDHLVLYRKYFPAGLVKIGGNLARPALGSKNTYVVVVQPPITLRPFVTEVRPANGAVNVPLDQSISVDLKYPSGRSIDGTTVNSNTVKLYTIAPDNQRIPVEGTAVNSTAGGDAITLSATLKPSTTYEFLITDGVQDGYANPIVPFTSRFTTTTVVGEVPTDLAGISFTEQTLIDNSFGQDGFTTLVIGPDHRLYAATSGGKIERWDINPDGSITNHVTMAPFEPTRRLLIGFRFDPGATAGNLVAWISHSSGAFNNVNDWTGKISKINLNDPAQPLVTDYVINLPRSYKDHSTNSLDFGPDGALYFPQGSHSAMGLPDAAWGYRPERLLTAAILRLDIGLAQQQALPIDVKTQDGGSYNPYAYNAPLKIYATGVRNAYDLVWHSNGQLYVPTNGSAAGGNTLPLKSGTIWSNGQPYTGPDIAAMSDVRDTQNDYLFRVVAGGYYGHPNPLRNEYILNGGNPTAGVDPGEITWTLNGQTYGYPVGTPVEPNYRGWAYDFGGNISPNGIIEFKSNAFYGKLKGKLLVCRFSGGDDIMVLEPGIYTGDIIQATEGIKIPGLRRPFANPLDIIEDVQSGNLYISEYYDGNGDGKPRITLLKANIPATATAARFNAAPATTVAPETSLAVFPNPNDGNQITVSIKGFAAQEQVTLTLHDATGLEVEKLKITTDQQGNAQTEIAKGKRLKAGLYLVNATAGSDKQQAKLLVK